A genomic window from Chlorobium phaeobacteroides DSM 266 includes:
- a CDS encoding DUF3987 domain-containing protein produces the protein MSDVNGSIGPHAVRLQEARINNIAVPVFPLEVFPDAVQKLIMDADERMHYGIEFTGCSLLFAAASAIGNSCVVEMNPDWQEGVTLWLVLVGHPGTGKGHALKRTLKSIERQDSQRYSLYLEDMQAYKKALTKFQREKKNNPGESSEEPQAPILKKTILSDTTPEKMARVHADNPRGICLHVDELAGWLQTFNRYNTSNAQKTFNSSWSRQAIVIDRVHSGSIRIEVPCIMVGGTIQPKILSELMAERRGDDGFTHRLLFSYPASKARAWNRDAIDQSMFTEWDQAMRRLLELPYENGESFVKTVLRFSPDAWALLHDWQNLLVQESNRERRSYIKGVSAKIEQYAIRFSLIIQMIRYAYREDSKDKVGIEAVGAAIKLAEYFRKSHQQIIEEIDSHSPLDDLAEDKLAVYDALPEEFKRSEGIPIAFSKGMKERTADRFIKDTRYFRKKSQGMYAKLL, from the coding sequence ATGAGTGATGTAAATGGTTCAATCGGGCCGCATGCTGTTCGGTTGCAGGAGGCGAGGATTAATAATATTGCTGTTCCTGTGTTCCCGCTTGAGGTTTTCCCTGATGCTGTACAGAAGTTGATCATGGATGCAGATGAGCGAATGCATTATGGAATCGAGTTTACGGGTTGTTCTCTGTTGTTTGCTGCTGCTTCGGCAATTGGAAATTCATGTGTGGTAGAGATGAATCCGGATTGGCAAGAGGGTGTCACGTTATGGCTGGTTTTGGTAGGCCATCCGGGAACAGGTAAGGGTCATGCTCTGAAGAGGACTCTAAAATCAATCGAACGGCAGGATTCTCAGCGGTATAGCTTGTACCTGGAGGATATGCAAGCCTATAAAAAGGCATTGACGAAGTTCCAGAGAGAGAAAAAAAACAATCCGGGCGAAAGTAGCGAAGAACCTCAAGCACCGATTCTCAAAAAAACAATCCTTTCGGATACAACACCTGAAAAAATGGCGCGGGTACATGCGGACAATCCGAGAGGAATCTGCCTGCATGTGGATGAGTTGGCTGGGTGGCTGCAAACGTTTAACCGATATAACACAAGCAATGCGCAAAAGACCTTCAATTCATCATGGAGCCGACAGGCTATCGTGATTGACCGTGTGCATTCGGGTTCGATCAGGATTGAGGTTCCGTGTATTATGGTAGGCGGAACCATCCAGCCGAAAATACTTTCCGAATTGATGGCTGAACGTCGGGGAGATGATGGGTTCACCCATCGACTGCTTTTTTCCTATCCAGCATCGAAGGCTCGGGCATGGAATAGAGACGCAATTGACCAGAGCATGTTCACAGAATGGGATCAAGCCATGAGACGATTGCTTGAGCTGCCTTACGAGAACGGAGAAAGCTTCGTCAAGACGGTTCTACGCTTCTCCCCGGACGCATGGGCATTATTGCATGACTGGCAGAACCTTCTGGTTCAGGAGAGCAACCGGGAACGACGGAGCTATATAAAGGGAGTTTCTGCCAAAATCGAGCAATATGCGATCCGCTTTTCACTCATCATACAGATGATCAGGTATGCGTACCGGGAGGATAGCAAGGATAAGGTCGGTATTGAAGCGGTAGGAGCTGCGATCAAGCTGGCCGAATACTTCAGAAAAAGCCACCAGCAGATCATCGAAGAGATCGACAGTCATTCCCCACTGGATGACCTGGCCGAGGACAAGCTTGCTGTTTATGATGCTTTGCCTGAAGAGTTCAAGCGCTCGGAGGGCATCCCGATAGCGTTCAGTAAAGGCATGAAGGAGAGAACTGCCGATAGGTTTATCAAGGATACGAGGTATTTCAGAAAAAAGAGTCAAGGGATGTATGCAAAATTGCTCTGA
- a CDS encoding helix-turn-helix transcriptional regulator, which produces MNVSRFYRLREIIGDRKQGIPGIVPISRAAWYAGIKEGRYPKPVKLSEKTSAWRASDIEMLVERLSKGLWNEQVEE; this is translated from the coding sequence ATGAATGTATCGAGATTTTATCGGTTGCGAGAAATTATCGGTGATCGTAAACAGGGAATTCCTGGCATTGTGCCGATCTCACGAGCCGCCTGGTATGCTGGCATAAAAGAAGGACGTTATCCCAAACCCGTGAAACTTTCAGAAAAGACTTCCGCATGGCGGGCTTCTGATATTGAGATGCTGGTCGAAAGACTGAGTAAGGGGTTGTGGAACGAACAGGTGGAGGAATAA
- a CDS encoding helix-turn-helix domain-containing protein: MDTFIPLQKPVKQFLNLESLIEYTRQIYDLPISKISIYRAVKSGSLPSMKVNGRLLFRISDVERWIEGACEKKEDS; encoded by the coding sequence ATGGATACCTTTATTCCTCTCCAGAAGCCTGTCAAGCAATTCCTCAATCTTGAAAGCCTGATTGAGTACACCCGGCAGATTTACGATCTGCCTATTTCCAAGATTTCAATTTATCGCGCTGTGAAAAGCGGAAGTTTGCCTTCGATGAAGGTGAACGGGCGTTTGCTTTTCCGTATTTCCGACGTAGAGCGGTGGATTGAAGGAGCCTGTGAGAAAAAGGAGGATTCGTGA
- a CDS encoding tyrosine-type recombinase/integrase, producing the protein MPKRILPLSDAQVSKAKPAEKDYKLSDGGGLHLLVTTSGGKLWRFQYRFDGKQKLLALGQYPEISLANARKRREEARTLLANEQDPSEAKKAAKKAEALKDASSFELVAREWFGKNDPVWSPGHALTVMCRLEKDVFPAIGSKPVSEITASDIRTMLLKIEARGAVETATRIKIMCGQVFRYAVATGRLEHDPSAALKSREIFRKREIRHHAAITDPKELAPLLMAIDEYQGTFVVKSALQLTPLLFVRPGELQNMEWSDIDFEEALWSIPAERMKMRQPHLVPLSRQSLSILQGLHPATGHGRYVFTGRGSRPMSNNSINAALRYLGYDSDTVTGHGFRATARTILDEVLGFRVDLIEHQLAHAVRDPNGRAYNRTSFLDDRRQMMQAWADYLYSLKAGVKMPASGVLPLTRKKKALV; encoded by the coding sequence ATGCCAAAACGAATTCTCCCTCTTTCCGATGCTCAGGTGAGCAAGGCCAAGCCGGCTGAAAAGGATTATAAGCTTTCGGATGGTGGTGGCTTGCATCTTCTTGTTACTACCAGCGGTGGTAAGCTTTGGCGTTTTCAGTATCGTTTCGACGGTAAACAGAAGCTGCTCGCTTTGGGGCAATACCCTGAAATCTCCCTTGCTAATGCCCGGAAGCGGCGGGAGGAGGCTCGAACCCTTCTTGCAAATGAACAGGATCCCAGCGAGGCAAAAAAGGCTGCAAAAAAGGCTGAGGCATTGAAGGATGCTTCGTCTTTTGAGCTTGTGGCCCGGGAGTGGTTCGGCAAGAATGATCCGGTATGGTCGCCGGGACATGCTTTGACGGTGATGTGCCGGCTTGAGAAGGATGTGTTTCCGGCTATCGGCAGCAAACCGGTTTCTGAAATTACGGCTTCGGATATCCGGACAATGTTACTGAAGATCGAGGCCAGGGGGGCGGTGGAAACGGCTACAAGAATCAAGATCATGTGTGGACAGGTGTTCAGGTATGCTGTGGCAACCGGAAGGCTTGAGCATGATCCTTCGGCGGCTTTGAAGTCGCGTGAGATTTTCCGGAAACGTGAAATACGACACCATGCCGCCATTACGGATCCGAAAGAATTGGCTCCCTTGCTGATGGCGATTGATGAGTATCAGGGAACCTTTGTGGTGAAATCGGCTTTGCAGCTTACTCCTTTGCTTTTTGTCCGGCCCGGTGAGCTTCAGAATATGGAGTGGTCAGATATTGATTTCGAGGAGGCGTTGTGGTCAATTCCGGCGGAACGCATGAAGATGCGGCAGCCGCACCTTGTTCCGCTTTCCCGGCAGTCATTGAGTATTTTGCAGGGGTTACATCCTGCAACCGGACATGGAAGATATGTGTTTACCGGACGTGGTAGCCGACCAATGAGTAATAATAGCATTAATGCAGCCCTTCGATATCTGGGTTATGACAGTGACACGGTTACCGGTCATGGGTTCAGGGCGACAGCCCGCACGATTCTTGATGAAGTTCTGGGTTTCAGGGTTGATTTGATCGAGCACCAGTTGGCTCATGCGGTCCGGGATCCGAACGGGCGCGCCTATAATCGAACCTCTTTTCTTGACGATCGACGGCAGATGATGCAGGCTTGGGCGGATTATCTGTACAGCCTGAAGGCTGGGGTGAAGATGCCGGCATCGGGAGTTTTACCCCTAACACGGAAAAAAAAGGCGCTTGTATAG
- the guaB gene encoding IMP dehydrogenase: MNKILYEALTFDDVLLIPAYSCVLPKETSVASRLTKNITLNIPMVSAAMDTVTESRLAIALARAGGIGIIHKNLTIEDQAREVARVKRYESGIIRNPFTLFEDATMQDALDLMYKHSISGIPVVEHPKAEGDACMKLKGIVTNRDLRIKPALDAKISTIMTSKNLITAREDISLEKAEQILLKNKIEKLLITDDEGNLLGLITFKDIQKRKQFPNASKDSQGHLRVGAAVGIRDNTMERVKALVDAGVDIVAVDTAHGHSQAVITMVETIKKVYPDLQVIAGNVATPDAVRDLVAAGADCVKIGIGPGSICTTRIVAGVGMPQFTAILNCAEEAAKTDTPIIADGGIKYSGDIAKALAAGADTVMMGSIFAGTDESPGETILLEGRKFKTYRGMGSLGAMSEPEGSSDRYFQDASSESKKYVPEGIEGRIPSKGNLDEVVYQLIGGLKSAMGYCGVNNIEELKKNTRFVRITSAGLRESHPHDVKITKEAPNYSTSM; this comes from the coding sequence ATGAACAAAATTCTTTACGAAGCGCTGACGTTTGATGACGTTCTCCTTATACCAGCATACTCATGTGTCCTGCCGAAGGAGACCTCTGTTGCAAGCCGTCTGACAAAGAACATAACATTGAATATCCCGATGGTAAGCGCTGCCATGGATACCGTTACTGAATCACGACTTGCTATTGCGCTTGCCCGTGCCGGAGGTATTGGCATCATCCATAAAAATCTGACCATTGAGGATCAGGCTCGGGAAGTCGCAAGGGTAAAACGGTATGAAAGCGGTATTATCCGCAACCCCTTTACTCTTTTTGAAGATGCTACGATGCAGGACGCGCTTGATCTTATGTATAAACACTCCATCTCGGGCATTCCCGTCGTTGAGCATCCAAAAGCTGAAGGTGATGCCTGCATGAAGCTCAAGGGAATTGTTACCAACAGGGATCTTCGCATTAAACCGGCACTTGATGCGAAAATTTCGACGATCATGACCAGCAAAAACCTGATCACTGCCCGTGAGGATATCAGCCTGGAAAAAGCCGAACAGATTCTTCTGAAAAACAAGATTGAAAAACTGCTGATTACCGATGATGAAGGCAATCTGCTCGGACTCATCACCTTCAAGGACATCCAGAAACGCAAGCAGTTTCCCAATGCGAGCAAGGACAGTCAGGGACATCTGAGAGTCGGCGCTGCTGTCGGAATTCGTGATAACACCATGGAAAGAGTCAAGGCGCTCGTTGATGCCGGGGTTGATATCGTTGCCGTCGATACGGCCCATGGTCACAGTCAGGCGGTAATAACGATGGTTGAAACCATCAAAAAAGTCTATCCTGATCTGCAGGTTATTGCCGGTAACGTTGCTACGCCGGATGCGGTTAGAGATCTTGTTGCGGCTGGCGCAGACTGCGTGAAAATCGGTATCGGACCGGGTAGCATCTGCACCACCAGAATTGTAGCCGGTGTCGGCATGCCCCAGTTTACCGCAATTCTGAACTGCGCAGAAGAGGCGGCAAAAACCGATACCCCGATTATTGCAGACGGCGGCATCAAGTACAGCGGCGATATAGCAAAAGCGCTTGCCGCCGGCGCCGATACGGTGATGATGGGAAGTATTTTCGCCGGTACTGACGAAAGTCCCGGTGAAACCATTCTTCTTGAAGGGAGAAAATTCAAAACCTATCGCGGTATGGGCTCTCTGGGGGCAATGTCCGAACCGGAAGGCAGCAGCGATCGGTACTTTCAGGATGCTTCAAGCGAATCTAAAAAGTATGTTCCTGAGGGAATTGAAGGCAGGATCCCATCCAAGGGCAATCTTGACGAAGTTGTCTACCAATTGATCGGCGGCCTGAAATCTGCGATGGGCTACTGCGGGGTAAACAACATTGAAGAACTGAAAAAGAATACCCGTTTTGTGAGGATTACCTCTGCTGGTCTCAGAGAGAGCCACCCTCACGACGTCAAAATCACAAAGGAAGCGCCAAACTACTCAACATCGATGTAA